The Luteolibacter arcticus genome has a window encoding:
- the rfbD gene encoding dTDP-4-dehydrorhamnose reductase — protein MPPSPRIVIVGAAGRLGQALVKRLSRDATVIGLARPAIDLLEPQSIRDALEPLDFDQLILPAAMTAVDPCETEQEKAYAINATAPGVIAEICAAKKAHMTYVSTDFVFDGETHGFYTEGDEAQPVSVYGASKLKGEELVLAADPGHLVVRVSWLYGPGKPAFPEWIVDKACSDANLSLPMDKTGCPTSATDVADMLVPLLEESASGVFHLCNAGSCSWQEWGQACLDLAREAGAPLKCDSIAGNWLADIPAFLAKRPPNTAMSTDKFTTFTGISPRSWQEALREHFATSGFLAKYQAAACG, from the coding sequence ATGCCCCCCTCCCCCCGGATTGTCATCGTCGGTGCCGCAGGCCGTCTCGGCCAGGCACTGGTCAAACGCCTGTCACGCGACGCAACCGTCATCGGCCTTGCACGGCCTGCGATCGACTTGCTCGAGCCGCAGTCGATTCGCGACGCCCTTGAGCCGCTGGATTTCGACCAACTGATCCTGCCCGCCGCCATGACCGCGGTGGACCCTTGCGAAACGGAGCAGGAGAAAGCCTACGCGATCAATGCCACCGCTCCCGGCGTCATCGCGGAAATCTGCGCCGCAAAAAAGGCGCACATGACCTACGTCAGCACCGACTTCGTTTTCGATGGGGAGACTCACGGTTTCTACACCGAAGGCGACGAGGCCCAGCCGGTCAGCGTCTATGGAGCCTCGAAGCTGAAGGGCGAAGAGCTCGTTCTCGCCGCTGATCCGGGCCACCTGGTCGTCCGCGTGTCGTGGCTCTATGGACCCGGGAAGCCGGCCTTCCCCGAGTGGATCGTGGACAAGGCCTGCTCCGACGCAAACCTCTCGCTGCCGATGGACAAGACCGGCTGCCCGACCTCGGCCACGGATGTCGCGGACATGCTCGTGCCGCTGTTGGAAGAATCCGCATCCGGCGTCTTCCACCTCTGCAATGCCGGCTCCTGCTCCTGGCAGGAGTGGGGGCAGGCCTGTCTCGACCTCGCCCGCGAGGCTGGCGCGCCGCTGAAGTGCGACTCCATCGCCGGCAATTGGCTGGCTGATATTCCCGCTTTCCTCGCCAAGCGCCCGCCGAATACCGCGATGAGCACCGACAAGTTCACGACCTTCACCGGGATTTCCCCGCGGTCCTGGCAGGAGGCCTTGCGCGAACATTTCGCCACCTCCGGTTTCCTTGCAAAATACCAAGCCGCCGCCTGCGGTTGA
- the rfbB gene encoding dTDP-glucose 4,6-dehydratase: protein MNILVTGGAGFIGSNLVHYLLRDAAEELSVSIDKVVTLDKLTYAGNRSSLEDLEADPRHVFAQGDICDDVFVGGLLREHNIDAVMHLAAESHVDRSIDGPEAFILTNVVGTFRLIDAFRKYLVESGRTKLPNYGKSIADGGESAFLHVSTDEVFGSLGPQDPMFCETTPYSPNSPYSASKAGSDHLARAYHHTYGMPVITTNCSNNYGPFQFPEKLLPLMIQKTLRGEPLPVYGDGTNIRDWLYVEDHCRGLAMALVRGAIGETYVIGGKNEIRNIDVVRQLIATVHQLAPESATKSADDLITYVKDRPGHDQRYAIDPAKIENELGWSPREDFASGLRKTVQWYLDNQAWISGIEDGSYRGERLGTLA, encoded by the coding sequence ATGAATATTCTCGTCACCGGCGGCGCCGGCTTCATCGGATCGAATCTCGTTCATTACCTGCTGCGCGATGCCGCGGAGGAATTGAGCGTCTCGATCGACAAGGTTGTCACTCTCGACAAGCTCACCTACGCGGGCAACCGCTCCAGCCTCGAAGACCTCGAAGCGGATCCGCGCCATGTCTTCGCCCAGGGCGACATCTGCGATGACGTGTTCGTCGGCGGCCTGCTGCGCGAGCACAATATCGATGCGGTGATGCACCTCGCCGCCGAGTCGCACGTGGACCGCTCGATCGATGGACCGGAGGCCTTCATCCTGACCAACGTGGTCGGCACCTTCCGGCTGATCGATGCCTTCCGGAAATATCTGGTCGAGAGCGGCCGCACCAAGCTTCCGAACTACGGCAAGTCGATCGCCGATGGCGGTGAGTCGGCGTTCCTCCACGTCTCGACGGATGAGGTCTTCGGCTCGCTCGGACCTCAGGACCCGATGTTTTGCGAGACCACGCCGTATTCGCCGAACAGTCCTTACAGCGCCTCGAAGGCAGGCAGCGACCACCTCGCCCGCGCGTATCACCACACCTACGGGATGCCGGTGATCACCACGAATTGCTCTAACAACTATGGCCCGTTCCAGTTCCCGGAAAAGCTGTTGCCGCTCATGATCCAGAAGACCCTGCGCGGCGAACCGCTGCCAGTCTATGGCGACGGCACCAATATCCGCGACTGGCTCTACGTGGAGGACCACTGCCGCGGCCTCGCCATGGCGCTGGTCCGCGGTGCCATCGGTGAGACGTATGTCATCGGTGGCAAGAACGAGATCCGGAACATCGACGTGGTCCGCCAGCTCATCGCCACTGTCCACCAGCTTGCGCCGGAAAGCGCGACCAAGTCTGCCGACGACCTGATCACCTACGTGAAGGACCGCCCGGGCCACGACCAGCGCTACGCCATCGATCCCGCGAAGATCGAGAACGAGCTCGGCTGGTCGCCGCGCGAGGACTTCGCCTCCGGCCTGCGCAAGACCGTCCAGTGGTACTTGGATAACCAAGCCTGGATCAGCGGTATCGAAGATGGCAGCTACCGCGGCGAACGCCTCGGCACCCTCGCCTGA
- the rfbA gene encoding glucose-1-phosphate thymidylyltransferase RfbA, with the protein MLSPEEKNRLVQSPEDLALRKGIILAGGTGSRLFPMTHSVSKQLIPVYDKPMIYYPLTVLMLAGVKEILLISTPRDLPAFEQLLGDGSQWGLEISYAEQPKPEGLAQAFLIGEEFLAGEPACLVLGDNLFYGHDLAKSLMAASRRKEGATVFGYHTQQPEQYGVVEFDAEGNVVSLEEKPEKPKSNYAVPGIYFYDSDVVAMAKALKPSPRGELEITDLNRVYLEKGGLRVELLGRGTTWLDTGTPDSLADATQFVQVIQQRQGLKIACPEEVAFLQGRIDRAKLNESVQKYSKTPYGEYLALL; encoded by the coding sequence ATGCTGTCACCCGAAGAAAAGAACCGCCTCGTCCAGTCCCCTGAAGATCTCGCCCTGCGGAAAGGCATCATCCTTGCCGGCGGCACCGGCAGCCGCCTGTTCCCCATGACCCATTCGGTGAGCAAGCAGCTCATCCCGGTCTATGACAAGCCGATGATCTACTACCCGCTCACCGTGCTGATGCTGGCGGGCGTGAAGGAGATCCTGCTGATCTCGACCCCGCGCGACCTGCCTGCCTTCGAGCAATTGTTAGGCGATGGTTCCCAGTGGGGCCTTGAGATTTCCTATGCCGAGCAGCCGAAGCCGGAAGGTCTCGCGCAGGCCTTCCTCATCGGGGAAGAGTTCCTCGCCGGTGAGCCCGCCTGCCTGGTGCTCGGCGACAATCTCTTCTACGGCCACGACCTCGCGAAGTCGCTGATGGCGGCGTCGCGCCGCAAGGAGGGCGCGACCGTCTTCGGCTATCACACCCAACAGCCGGAGCAATACGGCGTGGTGGAGTTCGATGCAGAAGGCAACGTCGTCTCGCTTGAAGAGAAGCCCGAAAAGCCGAAGTCGAACTACGCCGTCCCCGGCATCTACTTCTACGACTCCGACGTCGTCGCGATGGCGAAGGCGCTCAAGCCCTCACCCCGCGGCGAGCTGGAGATCACCGACCTCAACCGGGTTTATCTGGAGAAGGGTGGACTGCGTGTCGAGTTGCTCGGCCGTGGCACCACCTGGCTCGACACCGGCACGCCGGACTCGCTGGCAGATGCCACCCAGTTCGTGCAGGTGATCCAGCAGCGGCAGGGCCTCAAGATCGCCTGTCCGGAAGAAGTGGCTTTCCTGCAAGGTCGCATCGACCGCGCGAAGCTGAACGAGTCCGTGCAGAAGTATTCCAAGACCCCCTACGGCGAATACCTCGCCCTGCTCTAA
- a CDS encoding polysaccharide biosynthesis/export family protein, with amino-acid sequence MKSTPQTQRPAAGWQRLFRGMTNALAATMAVLLAASFTGCEGPENFTPIPAEAYSPRPSGTLAAGDVLNISFPGAPELNTTQKVQANGKVSLPTIGSVTAQGKSISSLQSQLTGMYTSHLQNPAVLVAVETAASGVYVTGEVMKPGKVPLDRPMTVVEAIGECGGFTKFANPKQVVVVRNQGGKNQRYALNLADTFSGANDSAFYLRPFDTVLVKQSRW; translated from the coding sequence ATGAAAAGCACCCCGCAAACCCAACGGCCTGCCGCCGGATGGCAGCGCCTATTCCGAGGCATGACGAATGCCTTGGCGGCCACCATGGCCGTGCTCCTCGCCGCGTCCTTCACCGGCTGCGAAGGCCCGGAAAACTTCACCCCGATTCCCGCCGAGGCCTACTCGCCGCGTCCTAGCGGCACCTTGGCTGCCGGCGACGTGCTCAACATCAGCTTCCCCGGCGCACCCGAGCTGAATACCACCCAGAAGGTCCAGGCCAATGGCAAGGTCAGCCTGCCGACGATCGGCTCCGTGACCGCGCAGGGCAAGAGCATCTCCAGCCTCCAGTCGCAGCTCACCGGCATGTATACCTCCCACCTGCAGAATCCTGCCGTGCTTGTCGCGGTGGAGACGGCAGCCTCCGGCGTCTATGTCACCGGCGAGGTGATGAAGCCCGGCAAGGTGCCTCTCGACCGGCCGATGACCGTGGTGGAAGCGATCGGCGAGTGCGGCGGCTTCACCAAGTTCGCCAACCCGAAGCAAGTGGTGGTCGTGCGCAACCAAGGTGGCAAGAACCAGCGCTACGCTCTGAATCTGGCCGACACCTTCAGCGGTGCGAACGACTCGGCCTTCTACCTGCGGCCTTTCGACACCGTCCTGGTGAAGCAAAGCCGCTGGTAA
- a CDS encoding fibronectin type III domain-containing protein → MAWNRNPESTVAGYKVYWGRSSRIYEQVLNAGSNPQAVLPNLTPGQPYFCAVTAYNSEGQESSFSSEITVTYGTAAQNPDTSGRLVMLEAESGLLNAPMTTFNGPTESWVDSSFYSQLGWTQLSFNAPVTGDYHVWCRVKAPTEAKDSFFFSTDGGVEEVFHVYGTTTPPEGTRTTNWIWRRIHVVEAGPRVFNFDEGSHTLRFRVREQGTLLDRVVLSSDPAFVPTDALPRSGAAVVVSGITGNLSVATGSSTTLAVTAAATGPVSYQWFKGSAAIAGANGPLLSLQGLSTGDSGDFSVRLTTGTATATGGPVILSVSQGAALPKFQVTRFSVKPDRTLSFEVEGGLSSDIQIYASSDMVVWVPIGTRVNETGVIEIADPAATAGAKRRFYRLLTD, encoded by the coding sequence GTGGCTTGGAATCGGAATCCGGAGAGCACTGTGGCAGGCTACAAGGTCTATTGGGGACGCAGCAGCCGGATTTATGAGCAGGTGCTCAACGCAGGGAGCAATCCGCAGGCGGTGCTACCCAATCTGACGCCCGGGCAGCCTTACTTTTGCGCCGTCACGGCCTACAATTCCGAGGGGCAAGAGAGCTCTTTCTCGTCCGAGATCACGGTGACCTACGGGACCGCCGCGCAGAACCCGGACACCAGCGGCCGGCTGGTGATGCTGGAGGCGGAGAGCGGCCTGCTCAATGCGCCGATGACGACCTTCAATGGTCCCACGGAATCGTGGGTGGACAGCTCGTTCTATTCGCAGCTCGGCTGGACGCAGTTGAGCTTCAATGCGCCCGTCACGGGGGACTACCACGTCTGGTGCCGGGTGAAGGCCCCCACCGAGGCCAAGGATTCGTTCTTTTTCTCGACTGACGGAGGCGTCGAGGAGGTCTTCCACGTTTACGGAACGACCACGCCACCGGAGGGCACCCGGACGACCAACTGGATCTGGCGGCGGATCCACGTGGTCGAAGCCGGTCCGCGGGTTTTCAACTTTGACGAAGGAAGTCACACGCTGCGCTTCCGCGTCCGCGAGCAGGGCACATTGCTCGACCGCGTGGTCCTCTCTTCCGATCCTGCGTTTGTTCCCACGGATGCCTTGCCACGCAGCGGCGCCGCCGTGGTGGTGTCAGGAATTACCGGGAATCTCTCAGTCGCGACAGGTTCGAGCACGACCCTGGCGGTGACCGCGGCCGCGACGGGACCGGTGAGCTACCAGTGGTTCAAGGGCAGCGCCGCCATTGCTGGTGCGAACGGCCCGCTGCTGTCGCTCCAAGGGCTCTCCACGGGAGACAGCGGGGACTTCAGCGTGAGGCTGACGACGGGGACCGCGACGGCGACCGGCGGTCCGGTGATTCTTTCCGTCAGTCAAGGAGCGGCCCTGCCGAAGTTCCAGGTGACTCGCTTTTCAGTGAAGCCGGACCGTACGCTGTCCTTCGAAGTGGAGGGGGGGCTCAGCTCGGACATCCAGATCTATGCCTCCAGCGACATGGTCGTCTGGGTGCCAATTGGCACGCGCGTCAATGAAACCGGCGTCATCGAGATTGCCGATCCGGCCGCGACAGCGGGGGCCAAGCGTCGCTTCTACCGCTTGCTGACCGATTGA